From the genome of Magnolia sinica isolate HGM2019 chromosome 12, MsV1, whole genome shotgun sequence:
TAAAACGGATTGAATGTATATTAATAAAATCTGTTAAAGGCGACTCtctggaactcgagagttgagtgtACAcgcgacctccgattttcagggtgttacacatgcgcttatgcatccactcggtctagacattggagcaacctctggaactaagagggttctgggactttcacccaaagatatctatagcacctcatgtagaatagatttttggtgtcccatctggcgaTCTATGATATGCCTATCGAGGCtacggctctgatgtcgctagggcgcacggtggtcatatcacaaaatgcgagatgcatgactcataccatctaatcatgcatcaaacctgcgtgtaccgggcactcatgtggggcaactccgcctatcagggagtcccataaacaactgaCACTATgagatatgcaatggtcaatcatatcaaataacaaacatgcagatgatgcttatgggcatgtatagtgatgttatactgtcacatactcataatcggtatcaataatcgacatcgacaatcaacctcgacaatgtggacatttaaccaacatttgccctcaaggaatgacccacatagagcctaacatatagtggacccatggcctcatataagggccaaatatacaacaccatgggcctcacttaagagcttaatacacatcatgatgggcctaacatacatcataatgggctccattgcctgaccctcaaatgcatcacaatgggcctcatcatataggcctcatatacatcctgaatacacatcacaacgtgcctcaaatacgggctgtatatacatcacattgggcctcgacaatcaaaatcggcctcgataatcggaatcggaataagcctataagcaaggcggggtccatatatgaacagcTAATCAAACCATAATAAAAAGATCGACCCTCGACCGTGATTATATTAATCCGATAGCATGAAACCATCCATCTAcagcatatggggcccacttatttgggttaacccacgaagagaatgagcctaacaaggcctaaggaaatatcacaatgaggacatctaaccatcattgcccatcaatgtggacatctaaccaacatttctcccgaggagtggcctacataaggaattcatacacaacgtaacgaccacacatacatcgcattaggcctcgctcatgggccttgaataaatcacaatggacctcatacacatcaaatgggctgaatcgaatacactgaatcgaatgggccgaatcgaatcggctgattcaaatgggtcgaatcgaatgagccgatcaaatgggccgaatcaaatgaccgatcaaatgggccgagtcaaacggcccgatcaaatgggcctaatcaaatgggccaattcaaatgggccgaattaaatgagCGGGATCAAACAAGCCGATCAAATGGGCAGAATTGAATGAGgtgaattaaatgggccgaattaaatgggccaatcaaatgggccgaatcaaatgagccgattaaatgggccgaatcaaatggccaatcaaatgggccgaatcaaacgggctgatcaaatgggctgactcaagtgggccgatcaaatgggctgaattgaaggggccgatcaaatgggccgaatcgatgggccaaatgtatatcaactcgggccgcaccaatgggccaaatgtatttcaaatcgggcccacccttatgtatttgagatccgacctattcataagttaacatggattaaatgaaaacaaatatcaacttaattggaaactaccgttcttaggagtttgaacggtggatatcactTTCCACTATttaaatagtggggtccacctgaactttagatctgactcattctttttcccATGCCGTAAAGTGATCTCATAAATGGTTGAACaacatagatacaacacatgcatcatggtgggtcccaccacccaaacagtaggccgtgcagataaaacacatacatccctgTGGGGGGCTACCGAGCTCACTAACGTGCAGCTCATTAGTGGacggcccacctgttttggatgggtcccatgcaggCAGAGGTGGATAGTACACGTGCAACCCTGCTGCATTAAgagacagaggtgggtcccatgtagggcccaccctcacatatcatataatatatatatatataacatatactgCTGCACAGCAGCTTTAATGCATTAAAGAGagggtagaggtgggtcccacatagggacCACCCTTACATATCatatctatataatatatatgatataaaatataataatatatatattatctccatgcaacgtccaggcccttggatggcctggacggtcacatacatcaaggagggccccaaacgtggggtgtgtcccaccgtccaaggacggtggacacgacacatgtatcatgatgtggcccaccccaatggatggacgacgtagatgggtcccatggaccccactaccGGTTCACACTTCATTGGTAGCCACTGCACTAGgaaatcaatgccaagacctcagtgttgaaacgaggtatctttcactcagtttaccacatgagctatggatctgggtcccactatttggatCTCACGTGGGACTCACAGAACTGCTAAGTTAAAAGGGCAGGGGGTCCCACGGACCCTGCTGTCTACCACGCTGCTACACGTTGCAGCTTAAAGGAATGGtagaggtgggtctcacatacagGCCACCCTCCCCATAagcatattatattaatatattaaaataatatttaatctttttctttctcttgcaTGACATGACCTGGACCAAAAATGTGAGGGAAGAGCCGTCGTCCTCATATATCTTCACTATCCTTGCATCACAGTCAATTTTTGCTTTCATCATTGTCAACCAGTCCATGCCCAGAATGACGTCGTAGTGAAAGATTTTGGTCACCATCAAGTCCATGTGGGCCACTTTGCATCTCAAATCGATGGGGCAATCATAACATATCTTCGTCGCCTTTGTAAAAGTACCGGCGGCAGCAATGATCTTTACCCCCACGCAGGGGCTAGGGCGTAGCCCCAAATGCTTGACAGTTGCATGAGATATGAGAGaagcagtggacccggtgtccactaaaaggaatatgggagtaccttgaatgtgggtcgTCACCTCAGAGGTCGTAGGAGTAGGGATTGCCGCATCTTGGCCCTCAACCGCTAGGGCATGCACTTGAGCCTGCTGTGGATAATTTGGCCGTTGAATGGGCTGTTGTGGCGGTCTAACCTGAGGTGTTGGTGGACGTCGAAACTGCTGATTTGGCCCCATTATCCGTAGGGGCGGTATCTGCAAGGCCGGCTGCGGGAGCCTAATGTTACGCTGCGGCGGTGTGAAGCCGAGGTCTCTCATCCTCGTAAAACAATAGGGCTCAGAGTGTCCTGTCCTCCTGCAATAAGTACAAATCTGGGCCGGCCGTGTAGAAAGGACCGGTGCGGCGGCTAGTCGGGGTGGTGAGTTAGGACGCGCCCTTTTTCCTATAAAAGAGGAGGACGGTCCTTCCACCCTGATCCGCGGCCCTAACTGTAAACGGTTTCGGGCGACCCGCTCCTCATCCTGTCCGCCCTGATGGACATCTCGACAAGCTTGGCGTATGTCCTGATGTTGACGCAATATATCTTGGAGCGAATACCGCTCCTCAGCCCTGCCGTGAACCGTCTCATCTTGATTGCTTCGTTTGCAATTATTTCGAAAATATAGCGGGAGAGTTCTGTAAAGCGGTTCTCGTATTGGGCCACGCTCATCTCCCCTTGCTGAAGGCGGAGAAATTCATTCTCCCTCTCATGTTGATACTTTTGAGGGAGATACTTTCCATTGAAGTGGGCCTCGAACtcctcccacgtccatacgtgGCCCTCAGGGATGGAGCGGAGAACGCTTTCCCACCACAAGTCTGCCTCCTTCTCGAAGAGGTAGGAAAGAAGCTCAACGCTCTCTGCCTCGGTACAATGGAGAGGCCTAAGTAGTTTGGTGACCCGATTGAGCCAGTACTCCGCTTCCTCGGGGCGGTGGGTGCCTGCGAACGTAGGCGGTCTGTACCGCTGGAACCGCTCAAACAAGTTACTCACGTTGTTTGCGGGTGCGGTTAGACCGGGTGGCGTCGGTTGCGGCACACCCATGTTCTGGGCCATGGCCCCCATCATAGTGGCCATcatctgctgctgttgctgcatatTAGTGACCATCAtctgctgctgttgttgcatGAGAAGCAACATCTGGTCTACTCGATCCATAACCGGCGGCGGAGGAGGTACAGATGCCGCGGCCTGCGGTGGCGGAGCACTCGGGGCCGCCTCTTGGGTAGTGCTACCCGTATTCTGGGATCCATTTCTGCCAAGGGGGCCTTGCGGATCATCAGGGAGGAGGTCCCTCTCAACTAGGCCGCCATGAGGTAGGCGGATGAATCGGCCCTCTGGTCATGGAGGCATCTCCCTcatagaaagttttttttttgagtGTTAGTCACGGGAACATCGCGTACACTAAGCATGCCGGACCGATAGTTTGTTATTCATGACTATAACAGTAACACAGACAAGTACATTTCTAGCGAAGAAGACTTCATGACGATCCATACATTAGCattaatttcaaaatgccattaaCATGGCCAGTTACATGCTGCAACATGGATTACACAGATTACTAGTCATGCTAAACGAAAAGAAAGTACAGGCTAGTTAAACAAAAGTCCTAAGCATCCATCAGTACATAAGATTAGATCCAAACAACTTAAATCTGACTACTAATCATCAGTAGCGTCGTGATGCTACTCGTCTGAGTCGGGCGAAAGTGGCAGCGCTTCTTCCCCTTTGCTGCAGCAAATCAAGGCCTTAATAGCCCGATACACCTTCTTATTCCACTTCTCCTGCTTTGCTTGGTTTGCCTCAATCCTTGCTTGGTTCTCCTCGATTGTAGCCATCCTTGTGTCGAGTGCCTCCAAGCGCCCAATTACGTCTGGAGCGGCAAGGGATCCACCGCCAACTCCTTTAGCTCCCCCAGCTTCGCCCTCGCCTtcatcttcatcatcgctctcatcGTCCCCATcactatcctcttcttcttcgccAGCATCCCCATACCGATCGATGCGGGCCTGTCGCTGCTTGGGGCCTATTCCCATCCTATTCAATATGTCATCCCCCAATAGTTGAGTCAGTATCGGGTTTCCATCCGATCCGCCTACTCCATACTGTTGAGCCAACCGACAGACTAGGTGACCAAATGGGAGGCACGCACTCTTCCTCGTAGCTCTCGCGACCCGCACAATCTGGTGGAGCACTATGCTGGGGAGGCACACATCTGCCTCCTGTCCCACCTGATATAGGCACTCTACCATATAGCGAGAGCATTCAGAGCGGTTTAGCAACCTCGGATACACATTTTGGGTGCAGATGCGATGAAACACTCGGTATTCTGGCTTAAGGTTGGTCGAGCTCAAACCGACCTCTTGCTGCCCCCGCTTCCACTGGGCAACCTGCCCACACAAGAAGTGGGTCCGCTCCTTACGGGCTCGACTCGTGTCCAGATCCTTCTCGTCGATCTGCACCTCCCCACGTGGCACTCCTAGTACGCTGGCAACGACCTCCACCCCAATTGAGAATTTCTTACCTCCTATCGCCAGATCGAAACCCAACGGCTCGAATTGAGGGTTTTTTATCTGTAAGTAGAAAACCCTAGCTTGACCTTCATCTGCCTGGGAGTCTCCATAGAACATTGGACCCCATCCCTTCTTCATAAGTTAACCGAGTAGGGCGTACTTATCGAACAGATGCTCCTCCATGGAGGCCTCGAAGGCGACACTGCGTACGCGAAAATTTTCCTTATCCTCAACGGGTGGCCGAGATGTTTGACTCGCGGGAGCCCCTTGAGAGTTGTTCTTACGCTTGGATCGGACTTCCGCTATTTCCTTTCCCTTCGGGCCTTTGCTTGCTCCGCCTCTCTCGGCTCGGCCCCTGCTCGGCGGTTACc
Proteins encoded in this window:
- the LOC131221976 gene encoding uncharacterized protein LOC131221976; this translates as MDRVDQMLLLMQQQQQMMVTNMQQQQQMMATMMGAMAQNMGVPQPTPPGLTAPANNVSNLFERFQRYRPPTFAGTHRPEEAEYWLNRVTKLLRPLHCTEAESVELLSYLFEKEADLWWESVLRSIPEGHVWTWEEFEAHFNGKYLPQKYQHERENEFLRLQQGEMSVAQYENRFTELSRYIFEIIANEAIKMRRFTAGLRSGIRSKIYCVNIRTYAKLVEMSIRADRMRSGSPETVYS